Proteins encoded together in one Cyanobium sp. WAJ14-Wanaka window:
- a CDS encoding NAD(P)H-quinone oxidoreductase subunit L: protein MNSITSSLGPWLTPEILLLIAAYVVIGGTYLVAVPLALYAWMIKRWTVMGKYERLGVYGLVFLFFPGLILFAPFINLRMAGQGEVA, encoded by the coding sequence ATGAATTCGATCACCAGCTCCCTTGGCCCCTGGCTCACCCCGGAGATCCTGCTGCTGATAGCCGCCTACGTGGTGATTGGCGGCACCTACCTGGTGGCCGTGCCCCTGGCCCTCTACGCCTGGATGATCAAACGCTGGACCGTGATGGGCAAATACGAGCGCCTGGGGGTCTATGGCCTGGTGTTCCTATTTTTCCCCGGCCTGATCCTGTTTGCCCCCTTCATCAACCTGCGCATGGCCGGCCAAGGCGAGGTTGCCTAG
- a CDS encoding YciI family protein: MAKFVLWGTYCENALEKRTPFREAHLAGLQQLKHAGTLVTLGPTQTSSHVFGIYEASSQVEVEALVKGDIYWREGIWTAVEIYPWIQAF, encoded by the coding sequence ATGGCCAAATTCGTGCTCTGGGGCACCTACTGCGAAAACGCCCTCGAGAAGCGCACCCCCTTTAGGGAAGCCCACCTAGCCGGGCTGCAGCAGCTGAAGCATGCCGGCACCCTGGTGACCCTTGGCCCCACGCAAACCAGCAGCCACGTGTTTGGGATCTACGAAGCCAGCAGCCAGGTCGAGGTGGAGGCCCTGGTCAAGGGGGATATCTACTGGCGAGAAGGCATTTGGACCGCCGTTGAGATCTACCCCTGGATTCAGGCTTTTTAG
- a CDS encoding phosphate-starvation-inducible PsiE family protein, whose product MFKRLRNQWADARFLELADLAEHQLAKVLSVVLFVVMVAGTIQLIGQVFWALLAPSTPWMASKLNQLLGDLLTLLIAIEVLQNITSYLRRHVVQIELVLLTAMTAVARKVIVLPPGAENKPALLAGLGLAVLALGGAFWLVRTLNLRQPPARTGPAKRSPALDQ is encoded by the coding sequence GTGTTCAAGCGCCTTCGTAACCAGTGGGCTGATGCCCGATTTCTTGAGTTAGCGGACCTGGCGGAGCACCAGCTCGCCAAGGTCCTGAGTGTGGTGCTGTTTGTGGTGATGGTCGCCGGCACCATCCAGCTAATCGGCCAGGTTTTTTGGGCGTTATTGGCACCGTCCACCCCCTGGATGGCCAGCAAGCTCAACCAGTTGCTGGGTGATTTGCTCACCCTATTGATTGCCATTGAGGTGCTTCAAAACATCACCTCCTATCTGCGCCGCCATGTGGTGCAAATTGAGCTGGTGTTGCTTACGGCGATGACGGCCGTGGCCCGCAAGGTGATTGTTTTGCCGCCTGGGGCAGAAAATAAGCCCGCCCTTTTGGCTGGCTTGGGTTTGGCAGTGTTGGCCCTGGGGGGTGCCTTTTGGTTGGTGCGAACCCTCAACCTGCGCCAACCACCGGCCAGAACAGGGCCAGCCAAACGCAGCCCGGCGCTGGATCAGTAG
- a CDS encoding AbrB family transcriptional regulator, which produces MLTGSELLAKVKELGDVGKSDIVRACGYVSGKKDGGDRLNFTAFYEALLEAKGVELGGSSKMGKGGRKLSYVATVQGNGNLLIGKAYTALLDLKPGDDFEIKLGRKQIRLIPAGATDEDED; this is translated from the coding sequence ATGCTTACAGGATCAGAATTGCTTGCCAAGGTAAAGGAGCTTGGCGACGTCGGCAAATCCGACATTGTTAGGGCCTGTGGTTATGTCTCTGGCAAGAAGGACGGCGGTGATCGCCTGAATTTCACTGCCTTCTATGAGGCCCTGCTTGAAGCTAAGGGAGTTGAGCTGGGCGGTTCCAGCAAAATGGGCAAAGGCGGTCGCAAGCTCAGCTATGTGGCCACTGTCCAGGGCAATGGCAACCTGCTGATCGGCAAGGCCTACACGGCTCTGCTGGATCTCAAGCCCGGCGATGATTTTGAAATCAAACTGGGTCGCAAGCAGATTCGCCTAATTCCCGCTGGCGCCACCGACGAAGACGAAGATTGA
- a CDS encoding Nif11 domain/cupin domain-containing protein, with protein MAQEQLLQFLEKVRQLNQFVALTEAQPALRQQLEDCSNHQQVVNLAREHGLEIGRRWGELQQPEQPAKQSNIFSSPCPPPGHETHQLLIEQPGLRIEQIHSCGYASPRDFWYDQPEQEWVLLMQGCAELQFEDEAQSRHLGPGDSLLIGAHRRHRLVATDPAPGCVWLALFWPVVGAG; from the coding sequence GTGGCCCAAGAGCAACTGCTGCAGTTCCTTGAAAAGGTGCGCCAACTCAATCAATTTGTCGCCTTGACTGAGGCCCAACCGGCCCTGCGCCAACAGCTTGAAGACTGCAGCAACCACCAGCAGGTGGTCAATTTGGCCCGCGAGCATGGCCTTGAGATTGGTCGCCGCTGGGGGGAACTCCAACAACCAGAACAACCGGCAAAACAGAGCAACATCTTTTCGAGCCCATGTCCGCCCCCGGGCCATGAGACCCACCAGCTGTTAATCGAGCAGCCAGGCCTGCGCATCGAGCAAATCCACTCCTGTGGTTACGCCAGCCCCAGGGATTTTTGGTACGACCAACCGGAGCAGGAATGGGTACTGCTGATGCAGGGATGCGCCGAACTTCAGTTTGAGGATGAAGCCCAATCACGCCACCTGGGCCCAGGCGACAGCCTGTTGATTGGGGCCCATCGGCGCCATCGGCTCGTGGCTACTGATCCAGCGCCGGGCTGCGTTTGGCTGGCCCTGTTCTGGCCGGTGGTTGGCGCAGGTTGA
- the trpA gene encoding tryptophan synthase subunit alpha, translated as MTAPTTPIQQRFQELKQQRRCALMPFLMAGDPDLATTRATLLALQAAGADMVELGIPYSDPLADGPVIQAAASRALAAATTPAKVLEMLAGLKGELTLPVVLFTYTNPLLNRGMEDFCRAAAAAGAAGLVVPDLPLEEAEKLSAIASAQGLDLVLLVAPTTPSERMARIHQASRGFTYLVSVTGVTGVRTSLESRVGGLVGQLKALGSTPVAVGFGISGVEQARQVRDWGADGAIVGSALVKVMAEAHGRQENVGAAAGAFCSELRTALDAD; from the coding sequence ATGACTGCCCCAACCACCCCCATTCAGCAGCGCTTCCAGGAGCTCAAGCAGCAACGGCGCTGTGCCCTGATGCCCTTTTTGATGGCAGGCGATCCCGACCTGGCCACCACCCGGGCCACCTTGCTGGCCCTGCAGGCCGCAGGGGCCGACATGGTCGAACTGGGCATTCCCTACAGCGATCCCCTGGCCGATGGTCCGGTGATTCAGGCCGCCGCCAGCCGGGCCCTGGCAGCCGCCACCACCCCCGCCAAGGTGCTCGAGATGCTCGCCGGCCTCAAGGGCGAACTGACCCTGCCGGTGGTGCTCTTCACCTACACAAACCCCCTGCTCAACCGGGGCATGGAGGATTTTTGCCGGGCCGCCGCAGCTGCAGGCGCCGCCGGCCTGGTGGTGCCTGATCTCCCCCTCGAGGAGGCCGAAAAACTCTCCGCCATAGCCAGCGCCCAAGGCCTAGATCTGGTGCTGCTGGTCGCCCCCACCACCCCCAGTGAACGGATGGCCCGGATCCACCAAGCCAGCCGCGGCTTCACCTACCTCGTCAGTGTCACCGGAGTAACCGGCGTCCGCACCTCCCTCGAATCACGGGTGGGTGGCCTGGTGGGGCAACTCAAGGCCCTCGGCAGCACGCCCGTGGCCGTGGGCTTTGGCATTTCTGGCGTCGAGCAGGCCCGTCAAGTGCGCGACTGGGGTGCCGATGGCGCCATCGTTGGTAGCGCTTTGGTGAAGGTGATGGCTGAAGCCCATGGCCGCCAGGAGAATGTGGGGGCCGCGGCCGGCGCCTTCTGCTCCGAACTGCGCACCGCCCTCGACGCTGACTAA
- a CDS encoding c-type cytochrome yields the protein MPTRFRDFFLALGAVLVMAGLFAPGAALADLALADVGVADVSAGEALFQNHCVGCHVNGGNILRRGKTLKLAALERNGITSADAVALIAANGLGQMSGYGAVLGDGGAEQVASYVWSRAQAGWS from the coding sequence GTGCCAACCCGGTTTCGTGATTTTTTCCTGGCCCTAGGGGCGGTGCTGGTTATGGCTGGCCTATTTGCCCCTGGAGCGGCGCTGGCTGATCTGGCCCTGGCTGATGTGGGAGTGGCTGATGTCTCCGCTGGGGAGGCCCTGTTCCAAAACCACTGTGTGGGCTGCCATGTCAATGGCGGCAACATCCTTAGGCGCGGCAAGACCCTCAAATTGGCGGCCCTGGAGCGCAATGGCATCACCAGTGCCGATGCCGTGGCCTTGATCGCGGCCAACGGTTTAGGCCAGATGTCGGGCTATGGGGCGGTGCTGGGCGATGGTGGCGCCGAGCAGGTGGCCAGCTATGTGTGGAGCCGGGCCCAGGCTGGCTGGTCCTAA
- a CDS encoding SLC13 family permease translates to MDALPSVFLDPPSLITLAVLLGAVVLFITGWLAPEVTGLLAAGLLIAFGVLKPSEAVEGFGSTALVTLMGLFALSAGLFRSGGLDRLREAIGSDAVRSPKRMIALMVGLVGPVSAFVPNTPIVATLLPVIEGWCKRRRISPSKVLLPLSFATVLGGTITLLGSSVNLLASDVSEKLGYGAFQLFSFSAIGIGVWLSGGLVMVLLADRLLPDRGQNDDDLVADLSNNGYFTEVKIPAGSELIGQSLHASRLQRRFDVDVLELHRGAERFLPPLADRTLVVGDRLLLRCTKADLLRLQQDHTVEVAPTPESTPAERPSADKQNDQRMVEVLLPSGSTLAGDCLRDLRFRQRYNVTVLALRRGNQLLRERLGRAALKEGDVLLLQGPKDAIRGLQANNDLVVLEQLEKDLPTVSRKRIAISIAALVVILPALKLIPLVGAVLLGTVAMVATGCLRAGELQRAIRLDVILLLGSLASFSVAIEKTGLARALAQGLIAGLQHWPVFWALVVVFLFTTLLTEVMSNSATVAMLIPIAGQLALGLGQPPMAFIFAVLFGASQSFLSPVGYQTNLMVYGPGRYRFLDIARYGFPLTLVMTMVVPFLISRWFGI, encoded by the coding sequence CTGGACGCCTTGCCTTCAGTATTTCTGGATCCGCCCAGCCTGATAACCCTGGCGGTCCTGCTGGGTGCGGTCGTTCTGTTCATTACCGGCTGGCTGGCCCCCGAGGTGACGGGCCTTCTCGCCGCCGGCCTTTTGATTGCCTTTGGCGTCCTCAAACCGAGCGAAGCCGTCGAGGGATTTGGCAGCACCGCCCTGGTCACCTTGATGGGGCTATTCGCCCTATCTGCGGGCCTATTTCGCTCCGGGGGCTTGGATCGGCTGCGGGAGGCCATTGGCTCCGATGCCGTGCGCTCGCCAAAACGGATGATCGCCCTGATGGTGGGGCTGGTGGGTCCGGTGTCGGCCTTTGTGCCGAATACGCCGATCGTCGCCACCCTGCTGCCGGTAATTGAAGGCTGGTGCAAGCGCCGCCGGATCTCACCCTCCAAGGTTTTGTTGCCCCTCTCCTTTGCCACCGTGTTGGGGGGCACGATCACCCTGCTGGGCAGCTCCGTGAACCTGCTGGCAAGCGATGTCAGCGAAAAACTGGGCTACGGCGCCTTCCAACTGTTCAGCTTTAGTGCCATCGGCATTGGCGTTTGGCTGAGTGGTGGCTTGGTGATGGTGCTTTTGGCCGATCGCCTGCTGCCCGATCGGGGCCAAAACGACGACGACCTGGTCGCCGACCTCTCAAACAACGGCTATTTCACAGAGGTGAAAATTCCTGCGGGATCGGAGCTAATTGGCCAATCGCTTCACGCCAGCCGGCTGCAACGGCGCTTTGACGTCGACGTTCTCGAGCTCCATCGCGGGGCGGAAAGGTTTTTGCCGCCCCTGGCGGATCGCACCCTGGTGGTAGGAGATCGGCTCCTGCTGCGCTGCACCAAGGCGGACCTGCTGCGTCTCCAGCAGGACCACACCGTTGAGGTGGCCCCCACACCGGAATCCACGCCAGCGGAAAGGCCCTCGGCTGACAAACAAAACGACCAAAGGATGGTGGAGGTACTCCTGCCTTCTGGCTCCACCCTGGCGGGCGATTGCCTTAGGGATTTGCGATTTCGTCAGCGCTACAACGTGACGGTGCTAGCCCTGCGGCGGGGCAACCAATTGCTGCGGGAACGGCTCGGTCGGGCCGCCTTGAAGGAGGGGGATGTGCTGCTCCTACAGGGGCCAAAGGACGCCATTAGGGGCCTACAGGCAAACAACGACTTGGTCGTATTGGAGCAACTGGAAAAGGATCTACCGACGGTCAGCAGGAAGAGGATTGCAATTTCAATTGCGGCCTTGGTTGTTATTTTGCCGGCCCTAAAGCTGATCCCCCTGGTGGGAGCCGTCCTGCTAGGCACGGTGGCTATGGTGGCCACGGGCTGCCTTAGGGCTGGAGAATTGCAGCGGGCAATTCGCCTGGATGTGATCCTGCTGTTGGGCTCCCTGGCCAGTTTCAGTGTGGCCATTGAGAAAACAGGCCTGGCCCGTGCCCTGGCCCAGGGGCTGATCGCCGGGCTGCAGCACTGGCCTGTCTTCTGGGCCCTGGTGGTGGTGTTTCTATTCACCACTTTGCTGACCGAAGTAATGAGCAACTCGGCGACCGTTGCGATGTTGATACCGATTGCCGGTCAACTAGCCCTGGGGCTAGGTCAACCACCAATGGCCTTCATCTTTGCGGTGCTCTTTGGGGCCAGTCAAAGCTTCTTAAGCCCAGTGGGATATCAGACCAACCTGATGGTCTACGGCCCAGGTCGCTATCGCTTTCTGGATATCGCCCGCTATGGCTTTCCCCTCACCCTCGTTATGACCATGGTGGTTCCTTTTCTGATCAGCCGCTGGTTTGGAATCTGA
- a CDS encoding AAA family ATPase, with protein MRLIEACLRNVRQHKQLQLSFDRHFTLVGGPNEAGKSTVVEALHKGLFLKANATGRGVEELRSRLHGGLPEVDISFEAQGQIWQLRKRFAGATGTCQLSTASGTASGVALSGPTAEERLASLLGVDGAIEGRRIAQLPQRWAHLWVRQGEAGQNLLDGPGNGYDLDRLVQQLQQQGSTQALESGIDRWVGDHIQQQLDQRLTATGKVKAGSDLALAQEQLNGAQLQFSQAQGLQEQLEGAMEELRRIGLRLDQIGNQERPALEQLRQSQRQQEQARQKLEAALNLHKAKTEPLHQELRSIEQVLSEMAGLEQQLNLQAKQQLELQQQLAKSQLELQNQQAQLSPLREQQQRLQTEQQLNQGLQEWGQQQLDLEQLEQEAKQLQQHKDQFGLLQQQAETVKAELAALPKIDADDVKKLRQKEQQLAQTQARCQAMATSIELLAADLPVELEGQPLAVGSSYQISSAQELLVGEGVRLRISPGGGEATAQADQQLAKCQGQLQELLQQLGVAGSETAEPLALKRHDLTAQLQRLRLAASAIPWNRLDAQLAELQPRRQRLLAALELHREVPRQLEAGGLLPSGREALQSWLEAQRDGARLLANQLGQLEHQLKRGQGQWEECLNGQRQLESRLEQLAGSLETLQQRRLHGQQSHGTGEQLQQRRQEKVAELAAQQAELGAKQAELNSLEQQLLGQANNQTAGLEQRSQQLEAEKDSLLTARGQQEQRCLSLSAKDPAAEVEYWQASLERANAEMDRLQLHTKALQRLQGLFHQERSALADQYSAPLKQAMDRYLEKLGGNSRATSLGFDPKAGFGELQLRQGQQGFAFEQLSGGMREQLAAALRLAMAEVLQPAYDNCLPLVFDDAFTNSDPERLQGLGRMVELGIAAGIQIILLSCNPEDYRSLAKGRGSIQIMASQVP; from the coding sequence ATGAGGTTGATCGAAGCCTGCCTGCGCAATGTGCGCCAGCACAAGCAACTTCAGCTCAGCTTTGATCGCCACTTCACCCTGGTGGGTGGCCCCAATGAGGCGGGCAAAAGCACGGTGGTGGAGGCCCTCCACAAGGGCCTATTTCTGAAGGCCAACGCCACCGGTCGGGGGGTGGAGGAGCTGCGTTCCCGGCTCCACGGCGGCCTGCCGGAGGTGGATATCAGCTTTGAGGCCCAGGGCCAGATCTGGCAACTGCGCAAACGCTTTGCCGGGGCAACCGGCACCTGCCAACTGAGCACAGCCTCGGGCACGGCCTCGGGTGTGGCCCTCAGTGGCCCCACCGCCGAGGAACGGCTGGCCAGCCTGCTGGGGGTCGATGGGGCCATCGAGGGGCGCAGGATCGCCCAATTGCCCCAGCGCTGGGCCCACCTCTGGGTGCGCCAGGGGGAAGCGGGCCAAAACCTGCTCGACGGGCCAGGCAATGGCTACGACCTAGACCGACTGGTGCAGCAACTGCAACAGCAGGGCAGCACCCAGGCCCTGGAATCAGGGATCGATCGCTGGGTGGGCGACCACATCCAGCAGCAACTCGACCAGCGTCTCACCGCCACGGGCAAGGTCAAAGCAGGCAGCGATCTAGCCCTTGCCCAAGAGCAACTCAACGGTGCCCAGCTCCAATTCAGCCAGGCCCAGGGCCTGCAGGAGCAACTGGAGGGGGCCATGGAGGAGTTGCGCCGGATTGGCCTGCGGCTCGATCAAATTGGCAACCAGGAGCGGCCGGCCCTGGAGCAGCTGCGCCAAAGCCAACGCCAACAGGAGCAGGCCCGTCAAAAGCTGGAGGCGGCCCTAAACCTGCACAAGGCCAAAACCGAGCCCCTGCACCAGGAGCTCCGCAGCATCGAGCAGGTCCTCTCGGAGATGGCCGGCCTGGAACAACAGCTCAACCTCCAGGCGAAGCAGCAATTGGAACTCCAGCAACAACTGGCCAAAAGCCAACTGGAGTTGCAAAACCAGCAAGCCCAACTCAGCCCCCTGCGGGAACAACAACAACGCCTGCAAACCGAACAACAGCTCAATCAGGGCCTGCAGGAATGGGGGCAACAGCAACTTGATCTCGAGCAACTGGAGCAGGAGGCCAAGCAACTGCAACAGCACAAGGATCAATTCGGCCTCTTGCAACAGCAGGCGGAAACGGTGAAGGCGGAATTGGCCGCCCTGCCCAAAATCGATGCCGACGATGTCAAAAAACTGCGCCAAAAGGAGCAGCAATTGGCCCAGACCCAGGCCCGCTGCCAAGCCATGGCCACCTCCATCGAACTGCTGGCCGCCGACCTACCGGTGGAGCTAGAAGGCCAGCCCCTGGCCGTAGGCAGCAGCTATCAAATCAGCAGCGCCCAGGAGCTGCTGGTGGGGGAAGGGGTGCGCCTGCGCATAAGCCCCGGGGGAGGGGAAGCCACGGCCCAGGCCGACCAGCAATTGGCCAAATGCCAAGGTCAACTGCAGGAATTACTCCAGCAACTGGGCGTTGCCGGAAGCGAAACAGCCGAACCCCTCGCCCTCAAGCGCCACGACCTCACGGCCCAACTGCAGCGCCTGCGGCTGGCGGCCAGTGCCATTCCCTGGAACCGGCTGGATGCCCAACTCGCCGAACTGCAGCCCCGCCGCCAAAGGCTGCTCGCAGCCCTCGAACTCCACAGGGAGGTGCCCAGGCAGCTGGAGGCTGGGGGCCTCCTGCCCAGCGGCCGCGAGGCTCTCCAAAGCTGGCTGGAAGCGCAGCGGGATGGGGCCAGGCTGCTGGCCAACCAGTTGGGCCAACTGGAACACCAACTGAAGCGGGGCCAGGGGCAGTGGGAGGAGTGCCTAAACGGCCAGCGTCAACTGGAAAGCCGCCTCGAGCAGCTGGCGGGTTCCTTGGAAACCCTCCAGCAACGCCGGCTCCACGGCCAACAAAGCCATGGCACCGGAGAACAACTGCAGCAAAGGCGCCAAGAAAAAGTGGCCGAATTGGCCGCCCAGCAGGCTGAATTAGGCGCCAAGCAAGCCGAATTGAATTCCCTGGAGCAGCAACTACTTGGCCAAGCAAACAACCAGACAGCTGGATTGGAACAGCGCAGCCAACAACTAGAGGCCGAAAAGGATTCCCTGCTCACCGCCAGGGGCCAGCAGGAACAACGCTGCCTGAGCCTAAGTGCCAAAGACCCAGCGGCAGAGGTTGAGTATTGGCAGGCCAGCCTGGAAAGGGCTAACGCTGAAATGGATCGGCTGCAACTGCACACCAAGGCACTCCAGCGCCTGCAGGGGTTATTTCACCAGGAACGCAGTGCCCTTGCCGACCAATACAGCGCCCCCCTAAAGCAGGCAATGGACCGCTACCTGGAAAAACTAGGTGGCAATTCCCGGGCAACCAGCCTGGGCTTCGATCCAAAGGCTGGTTTTGGCGAATTGCAATTACGCCAGGGTCAGCAAGGTTTTGCCTTTGAGCAGCTCAGTGGCGGCATGCGTGAACAACTGGCGGCCGCCCTCAGGCTTGCCATGGCCGAAGTGCTCCAGCCCGCCTATGACAATTGCCTGCCCCTAGTTTTTGACGACGCCTTCACCAATAGCGATCCAGAACGGCTACAGGGCTTGGGCCGCATGGTTGAACTCGGCATCGCAGCGGGCATCCAAATAATCCTGCTCTCCTGCAACCCAGAGGATTACCGCAGCCTGGCTAAGGGCAGGGGCTCGATCCAGATCATGGCAAGCCAGGTCCCCTAA
- a CDS encoding DNA repair exonuclease, translated as MLRKLALAATSPAQPLHQPLRVLHSADWQIGKPYARVLDPDKRARLRQVRFAAIGRLAELVQSQGADLVVVAGDLFDSPTPNSADVSAVCAAIGKIACPVLAIPGNHDHGAPGSVWHSPFFQAERQRRAENLTVLLELSPFEVAGAVVLPCPLLRRNDSSDPCGWLHSLDWQGLPADKPRLVLAHGSVHGFGAGELDANANNRLRLEGPWLDAIDYLALGDWHGLKQVSAKAWYSGTPEPDRFPRSADYQSGYVLQVDLLRGQMPQVTPLSTGCLGWHPLPFHCQDDSDLARLETQLDELLGQRVGADLLLLEISGSLSLAGQQAYSQLLERVEAQVLRLKLRGHCSVAPGAAELAELTQRPGDPLVAQVAISLKNSATAQEADPDGGDAVARLALAELYRAVHLAEQQLAGNPP; from the coding sequence TTGCTGCGGAAACTAGCCCTGGCCGCAACCTCACCAGCCCAACCACTCCATCAACCCCTACGGGTGTTGCACAGCGCCGATTGGCAGATCGGCAAGCCCTATGCCCGGGTGCTCGACCCCGACAAGAGGGCCCGGCTCCGCCAGGTGCGTTTCGCCGCCATTGGGCGGCTCGCTGAATTGGTGCAAAGCCAGGGCGCAGACCTGGTGGTGGTGGCTGGAGACCTGTTCGATTCCCCCACCCCCAACAGCGCCGATGTCAGTGCCGTCTGCGCCGCCATCGGCAAAATTGCCTGCCCTGTGCTGGCCATCCCTGGGAACCACGACCATGGCGCCCCGGGCAGTGTCTGGCACTCGCCCTTCTTTCAAGCCGAACGGCAGCGCCGCGCCGAAAACCTGACGGTGCTGCTTGAACTTTCCCCCTTCGAGGTGGCGGGGGCCGTGGTTTTACCCTGTCCCCTATTGCGGCGCAACGACAGCAGCGATCCCTGTGGCTGGTTGCACAGCCTCGATTGGCAGGGGTTGCCAGCCGATAAACCAAGGCTGGTGCTCGCCCATGGATCGGTGCATGGCTTTGGGGCCGGCGAGCTAGATGCCAACGCCAATAACCGGCTGCGCTTGGAGGGGCCCTGGCTAGATGCAATCGACTACCTAGCCCTGGGCGATTGGCATGGCCTGAAGCAGGTCTCAGCAAAGGCCTGGTACAGCGGCACCCCCGAACCCGATCGCTTCCCCCGCAGCGCTGATTACCAATCCGGCTATGTCCTGCAGGTGGATCTGTTGCGTGGCCAAATGCCCCAGGTGACGCCCCTTTCCACCGGCTGCCTGGGCTGGCACCCCCTCCCCTTCCATTGCCAGGACGACAGCGACCTGGCCCGCCTAGAGACCCAGCTCGATGAACTGCTGGGCCAACGGGTTGGGGCCGATTTGCTGTTGCTTGAAATCAGCGGCAGCCTCAGCCTGGCCGGCCAGCAGGCCTACTCCCAACTGCTGGAGAGGGTGGAGGCCCAGGTGCTGCGGCTGAAGCTGCGGGGCCATTGCAGCGTGGCCCCGGGGGCTGCGGAACTTGCCGAACTAACCCAGCGCCCCGGCGACCCCCTGGTGGCCCAGGTGGCCATCAGTCTCAAAAACTCTGCAACGGCCCAGGAAGCTGATCCCGACGGTGGGGATGCCGTAGCCCGCCTGGCCCTGGCCGAGCTCTACCGGGCCGTGCATCTGGCGGAGCAGCAGCTGGCTGGCAACCCACCATGA
- a CDS encoding Rrf2 family transcriptional regulator: protein MLQPDLAFSAKTSYGLLALMELASQVANQSLLQVAEIASRHQIPERYLEQVMAGLRRGGLVGSIRGAQGGYRLCRAPAEISLAAVVLLLEGDPGPTTLSAKASPEAQVLSSWSLQLDQLQWQKLEATNLQDLLELRDQHQHGQAMYFI from the coding sequence TTGCTGCAACCCGACTTGGCGTTTAGTGCCAAAACCAGTTATGGGCTCCTGGCCCTAATGGAATTGGCTAGCCAGGTGGCCAACCAGTCTTTGTTACAGGTTGCCGAAATTGCCTCCAGGCACCAAATCCCGGAGCGCTACCTCGAGCAGGTGATGGCGGGCCTGCGGCGCGGTGGTTTGGTGGGCAGCATCCGGGGGGCCCAGGGGGGCTACAGGCTTTGCCGCGCTCCGGCGGAGATCTCCCTGGCGGCGGTTGTGTTGTTGCTGGAGGGTGATCCCGGGCCCACCACCCTCTCGGCAAAGGCCAGCCCCGAGGCCCAGGTGCTTAGTAGTTGGTCGCTGCAGCTTGACCAGTTGCAGTGGCAGAAATTGGAGGCCACTAACCTTCAGGATTTACTGGAACTGCGCGACCAGCACCAGCATGGCCAGGCGATGTATTTCATCTGA
- a CDS encoding GNAT family N-acetyltransferase — translation MDLLRTLNLNDRDEIALVYADAVRSQASALYTAEQVEAWANHAWQDGGFDQALLAGQGLASLSSATSNASIEAFGVLDPIDRLSLLYCRGRSCRQGRSGQLLEGLGQLARKGGCRQLRTEASQLSRPLLLRQGWQVEQEEEVLFAGTAFVRWRMIKFL, via the coding sequence ATGGATCTCCTGCGGACACTCAACCTCAATGATCGTGATGAGATCGCGCTGGTGTATGCCGACGCCGTAAGAAGCCAAGCCAGCGCTCTCTATACAGCTGAACAAGTTGAAGCTTGGGCCAACCATGCTTGGCAGGATGGGGGTTTTGATCAAGCATTGCTAGCTGGTCAGGGCCTGGCCAGCCTTTCCAGTGCAACTAGCAATGCCAGCATTGAGGCCTTTGGGGTACTGGATCCAATTGATCGTCTTTCCCTCCTCTATTGCAGAGGCCGATCCTGCCGCCAGGGCAGAAGCGGCCAGCTCCTGGAAGGCCTAGGGCAATTGGCCCGCAAAGGGGGCTGCCGGCAATTGCGAACGGAGGCCAGCCAACTCTCCAGGCCCCTTTTACTGCGGCAGGGCTGGCAGGTGGAGCAAGAGGAGGAAGTGCTGTTTGCTGGCACAGCCTTCGTGCGTTGGCGCATGATCAAGTTTCTGTAA
- a CDS encoding DUF3007 family protein, giving the protein MNRGQAILLGIGIFALGGIGYALFQANGLEGFSAGIATSAVLTVLVLGWTSSYLLRALTGKMTYMQQRREYREAYDSLTNEQLQAKFDALSPEEQERLLRETGQLADDPSPP; this is encoded by the coding sequence GTGAACCGCGGCCAAGCGATCTTGCTGGGCATTGGCATCTTTGCCCTGGGGGGCATCGGCTACGCCCTTTTTCAGGCCAATGGCCTTGAAGGTTTTAGTGCCGGTATTGCCACCTCGGCCGTGCTCACGGTGCTGGTGCTCGGCTGGACCAGCAGCTATCTGCTGCGGGCGCTCACCGGCAAGATGACCTACATGCAGCAGCGGCGCGAGTACAGAGAGGCCTACGACTCCCTGACCAACGAGCAGCTACAGGCCAAATTCGACGCCCTCAGCCCCGAGGAGCAGGAACGACTACTGCGCGAAACCGGCCAGTTGGCAGACGACCCCAGCCCCCCATGA